One Miscanthus floridulus cultivar M001 chromosome 11, ASM1932011v1, whole genome shotgun sequence DNA window includes the following coding sequences:
- the LOC136493569 gene encoding uncharacterized protein yields the protein MLTKPHLSNSLLPVPSPPPSSSTLSSNHARPLAAPTCRRRRLRISATSTAAPAPSAAAAAATAALSRVDVLSEALPFIQRFKGKTVVVKYGGAAMKSPELQASVIRDLVLLSCVGLRPVLVHGGGPEINSWLLRVGVEPQFRDGLRVTDALTMEVVEMVLVGKVNKNLVSLINIAGGTSVGLCGKDARLITARPSPNAAALGFVGEVSRVDATVLHPIIAAGHIPVIATVAADETGQAYNINADTAAGEIAAAVGAEKLLLLTDVSGILADRNDPGSLVKEIDIAGVRQMVADGKVAGGMIPKVECCVRALAQGVHTASIIDGRVPHSLLLEILTDEGTGTMITG from the coding sequence ATGCTCACGAAACCCCACCTCTCCAACTCGCTCCTCCCAGTCCCATCCCCGCCGCCCTCGAGCTCCACTCTCAGCTCCAACCATGCCAGGCCCCTTGCGGCCCCTACTTGCCGTCGCAGGCGCCTCCGCATTTCTGCCACATCCACGGCTGCGCCAGCtccttcggcggcggcggccgctgcCACCGCGGCGCTGAGCCGAGTGGACGTGCTCTCGGAGGCGCTCCCTTTCATCCAGCGATTCAAGGGCAAGACGGTGGTGGTCAAGTACGGCGGTGCGGCGATGAAGTCCCCGGAGCTGCAGGCCTCCGTGATCCGCGACCTCGTGCTCCTCTCCTGCGTCGGCCTCCGCCCTGTGCTCGTCCATGGCGGGGGTCCGGAGATTAACTCCTGGCTGCTGCGCGTCGGCGTCGAGCCGCAGTTCCGCGACGGCCTCCGCGTCACGGACGCGCTCACCATGGAGGTCGTCGAGATGGTGCTCGTCGGGAAGGTCAACAAGAACCTCGTCTCCCTCATCAACATCGCGGGAGGAACCTCCGTTGGCCTCTGCGGCAAGGACGCGCGCCTCATCACCGCGCGCCCGTCCCCAAACGCAGCGGCGCTGGGATTCGTCGGCGAGGTCTCGCGCGTGGACGCCACCGTCCTCCATCCCATCATCGCCGCGGGCCATATCCCGGTTATCGCCACCGTGGCCGCCGACGAGACTGGGCAGGCCTACAACATCAATGCCGATACAGCGGCTGGCGAGATTGCCGCTGCCGTGGGCgccgagaagctgctgctgctcacGGATGTGTCTGGGATTCTGGCGGACCGTAATGACCCTGGGAGCCTGGTGAAGGAGATTGACATTGCTGGGGTGCGGCAGATGGTGGCCGACGGGAAGGTAGCTGGTGGAATGATACCCAAGGTTGAGTGCTGTGTTCGCGCCCTTGCACAAGGTGTACATACCGCAAGTATCATTGATGGGCGTGTCCCACACTCCCTTCTGCTTGAGATTCTCACAGACGAGGGCACGGGCACCATGATCACTGGCTGA